The following nucleotide sequence is from Sphingomonas telluris.
TCCCTTCTACATCGCGACCGGCGGTCCCGCGGGAGCGTACGGACTCTTCCTCGACAACACATGGCGCAGCGGGTTCGACTTCGGCCATCGGGTCGAGGGAACGCTCATGGTTGGCGCCGACGCGGGGCCGATCGACTATTACATCATTGCCGGCCCAAGCGTGGCGGACGTCGTTCGGCGCTACACGGACCTGACTGGGAAGGCCCCTCTGCCGCCGCGCTGGGCCATGGGTTTTCAACAGTCGCGCTACAGCTACATGAGCGAGACGGAGGTGCGCGAAATCGCCGGTCGCCTCCGCTCCGATCGGATTCCAGCGGACGTCATCTGGCTGGACATCGACTTCCAGGACCGCAACCGGCCGTTCACGACCAATCCGCAGACCTTCCCGGACCTGAAGGGGCTGGCCAAGGAAGTCGGACAGCAGGGCTTCAAGCTGGTCACGATCACCGACCTGCACATCGCCCATGCCCCCAACCAGGGCTACGCGCCCTACGACAGCGGCGTCGCGAGCGACCAGTTCCTCAAGAACGCGGACGGAAGCACCTACGTCGCGCCGGTATGGCCCGGGCCGTCGGTCTTCCCCGACTTCACCCGCAAGACCAGCCGCGATTGGTGGGGCTCGCTCTACAAAACATTCGTCGACGACGGCATCGCAGGCTTCTGGAACGACATGAACGAGCCGGCGATCTTCGAAACGCCGACCAAGACGATGCCGCTCGACACCGTCCACCGGATCGAGGGCGACGGATTCGCCTCACGCACCGCGACCCATGCCGAGATCCACAACGTGTATGGAATGGAGAACGGCCGGGCGACTTACGAGGGTCTCCTGAAGCTCCGCCCAAACGTCCGGCCCTTCGTTATGACGCGCGCAAGCTTTGCCGGCGGACAACGTTTCGCAGTGACCTGGACTGGCGACAACAACTCGACCTGGGACCATTTGAAGCTGGCGGTGCAGCAGATGCTGAACCTCGGCCTGTCGGGCTTCGCCTGGTCGGGTGCGGACATCCCCGGGTTCACTGGCGGAGCGAGCCCGGAGCTCGCCACCCGCTGGTATGAGATCGCGGCGTTCACGCCGGTCTATCGCAGCCACGCCGCCAAGAACACGCCACGCGGTGAGCCATGGGTCGACGGCCCTGAGCATCTCGCGATCCGTAAGCGCTTCATCGAGGAGCGCTACCGGCTGCTCCCCTATTTCTACGCTCTCGCCGAGCAGTCCTCGCGCACCGGCGATCCCGTGATGCGGCCGGTCTTCTACGATTATCCGGCGCTGGCGAAGGCGCCGTGCGATCCGGCCATGGCCTTCACGGTTGGCCGTGACCTTCTCGTCGCTCCATCGCCCAAGCCGGAATCCACGCATCCCTACGACGTCTGCATGCCGGGCGCAGCCTGGTTCGATTACTGGTCCGGGCTTCCAGTGAATGCGGCGCAGAAGGAAGGCCCCTCCTTCGAAGTCGTCACGGAAACGCCGCGCCTCGATCGCCTGCCCGTCTTCGTCCGCGCCGGCGCCATCGTGCCGCGCCAGCCGCTGGTCCAGAGCACGGCGGAGACGCCGAACGGACCGCTTGATCTGCACGTCTATCCGGGCCAGGATTGCCAGGGCACGATCTACTGGGACGACGGCGTCAGCGTTCGCGGGCCGAGCCTTCGTCAGACCGTTCGCTGCACCTTGGGCAAGGACGGGATCATGCTGCACTTCGACAAGCGCGAAGGCACGTACAAGCCGTGGTGGAAGCAAATCGCGGTCACGGTTCACGGCTGGAGCGGCCCTGCTCGCGTTCGCGGGCTGAGTGACGTCCAGACGGACGCCCAGGCGCGCACCGTTCGCTTCGTTCTCCCCGACCAGAAGCGTCCGGCCGACTACGTGCTCAGCCGCTTCTGATGGAGGCCCGCCGTCCGTCCCGGCCGCGCCTGTTGCTGTTCGCCTTCGGGGACTTCGCATTCAATCTCTACTGGCAGAGCATCATGCTCTTCCTGCTGTTCTACTACACGGACGCGCTGGAGCTGCCGATCGGAGTCGCGTCGACGACCTACCTGATTGCGTCCGTTTGGGACGGGATCGCGAGCTTCGTCGTCGGAATCCTGGTCGACCGGCGGCATGCCACGTTGCGCTATGGCGCGATCCTGATCGCCGGCGCCATCCCGCTCGGCCTCTGCTTCATGCTCACCTACATGCCGCCTCTGACGACCGGCAGCTGGGCGATCGCGAGCATCCTCGGCGCGCATCTGCTGTTCCGCACCGCCTACGCCGCCGTGAACGTCCCCTATCTGGCCATGACCGCGCGGATCAGCGCCGACACGGACGACCGGGCCTTTGTTGCGGGAACGCGCATGCTCTTCGGAACTGCCGCGGCGGTGACGGTGGCGCTGGCGACCGTCCCGGTCGGACGTTGGCTGACAGGCTCTACCGCGTCGGAGGCCTATTTCGGCGCGGCCGTACTCTTTGCCGTCGTCGGCACGATCATCCTGATGTTCGTCGGAGCGACCTACCGCGAAGCCACGACCATCGAGCGTCCGCTGCCGGGGAGCGTTCGCGCGGCGCTCGTCAGCCTCGCCCGCAACCGCGCGTTTGTGACGCTGAGCGCTGCGATGATGGCGATGATCGTGGCCATCACCGTGCTCAACAAGTCGGTCCTCTATTACTTCAAATATCTGCTGAACGATCCCGAGGCCGGGCAGCTTGCGCTGGCGTCCATGGGCATCGTCAGCGGCATTGCGATCCCGCTTTGGATGGTGTTCGGGCGGGTCATCGGGCTGCGCGCCCTGTGGCTGATCGCCGCCGGACTGGGCATGGCTACGCTGCTCGTCTTCGCGGCGATCGACGTGCACGAGTCCGGCCTGATGCAGATCTTCCTGATCATGATGCAGGTCATGATCGTCGGGCTGAACTTCGTTTTCTGGGCGATGCTTCCGAACACGGTCGAATATGGCGAGCGTGAAACCGGCCTCCACGTTGAAGGCACGGTGTTCGGCGTCGCAGCGCTGCTGCAGCGGATTGCCATCGGGATTGCGACCGCAATCCTCGGCTGGGGTTTCGCCGGGGCAGGCTATGTCGCGAACGTGCAGCAGAGCGCGGGGACGCTGAGCGGCATGCGCGCGACGATCGTTATCGTTCCGCTAATCTTCCTCGCACTGTCCTGCGTGGCGATGCTCGCCAATCCGCTCGGCCGCGCACCGCACGGCCGAGCCGATCCGGAGCCCGCTTAAGCCGCCAGGTCGAACGATCCGCCCACGCCGGGAGCTTCCGCCGACGGCGCGATCCACACGTCGAACCTGCCCGGCTCGACGATCGGCTTGTTCTGCAGGCCGTAGAAGCTGAGATCCGAGGGACGAAGCACGAAGCGGACGACTTCCGACTGGCCCGGCTCGAGCTTGATCTTGCGGAATGCCTTCATCTCGCGAACGGGGCGCGTGACGCTCGCGACGCG
It contains:
- a CDS encoding glycoside hydrolase family 31 protein gives rise to the protein MKKTILLLAAGLAALASPAQAQARAECDTVTEFLRTGVEVRNCPMSLRVTAVTDSILRVRVAPDGKFPEDASWVVPQALRSSSKAAVKPMDGGFETAALSVTVNPLTLQVTVKDRQGQVIVADTEEPVIVAGTRFAIRKLMPASEHYYGLGDKTGPFDRRGASYINWNTDAYGFDRGTDPIYKSIPFYIATGGPAGAYGLFLDNTWRSGFDFGHRVEGTLMVGADAGPIDYYIIAGPSVADVVRRYTDLTGKAPLPPRWAMGFQQSRYSYMSETEVREIAGRLRSDRIPADVIWLDIDFQDRNRPFTTNPQTFPDLKGLAKEVGQQGFKLVTITDLHIAHAPNQGYAPYDSGVASDQFLKNADGSTYVAPVWPGPSVFPDFTRKTSRDWWGSLYKTFVDDGIAGFWNDMNEPAIFETPTKTMPLDTVHRIEGDGFASRTATHAEIHNVYGMENGRATYEGLLKLRPNVRPFVMTRASFAGGQRFAVTWTGDNNSTWDHLKLAVQQMLNLGLSGFAWSGADIPGFTGGASPELATRWYEIAAFTPVYRSHAAKNTPRGEPWVDGPEHLAIRKRFIEERYRLLPYFYALAEQSSRTGDPVMRPVFYDYPALAKAPCDPAMAFTVGRDLLVAPSPKPESTHPYDVCMPGAAWFDYWSGLPVNAAQKEGPSFEVVTETPRLDRLPVFVRAGAIVPRQPLVQSTAETPNGPLDLHVYPGQDCQGTIYWDDGVSVRGPSLRQTVRCTLGKDGIMLHFDKREGTYKPWWKQIAVTVHGWSGPARVRGLSDVQTDAQARTVRFVLPDQKRPADYVLSRF
- a CDS encoding MFS transporter encodes the protein MEARRPSRPRLLLFAFGDFAFNLYWQSIMLFLLFYYTDALELPIGVASTTYLIASVWDGIASFVVGILVDRRHATLRYGAILIAGAIPLGLCFMLTYMPPLTTGSWAIASILGAHLLFRTAYAAVNVPYLAMTARISADTDDRAFVAGTRMLFGTAAAVTVALATVPVGRWLTGSTASEAYFGAAVLFAVVGTIILMFVGATYREATTIERPLPGSVRAALVSLARNRAFVTLSAAMMAMIVAITVLNKSVLYYFKYLLNDPEAGQLALASMGIVSGIAIPLWMVFGRVIGLRALWLIAAGLGMATLLVFAAIDVHESGLMQIFLIMMQVMIVGLNFVFWAMLPNTVEYGERETGLHVEGTVFGVAALLQRIAIGIATAILGWGFAGAGYVANVQQSAGTLSGMRATIVIVPLIFLALSCVAMLANPLGRAPHGRADPEPA